The nucleotide sequence AAGATGTACATAGTCTCTAGAGAGAAGGATCTGGAGCAGATAGTGCGGCATGTTCCTGAACGCAGAATTTGTCTGTATTGTAAGCGAAACCTGCTTCGAATCGCCCAAGAAATTGGTCTCAGAGAAGAAGCAGACCTCATAGTTATGGGTGACATACTGGGTGAGCAAGCATCACAGACCAGTCGCAATATTCGGGTTATCGATAGTGCAATCTGTGAATTGCCTGTTCTGCGGCCCTGTATCGGTGAAGACAAAGATACCATTCAGTCTCTCTCACGTAAGCTTGGAACCTATGAACCTGCTGCACAAACCAAAAAATGCTGTACTCTACCACCTAAGTATCCCATAATTAGACCGCAGGTGGAATCTATAGAAGAACCAGAGGTAAATTTGGAAATGTCTTTGTTAGAGGATGAAGTTGAGAATGCTGAAGTTTTGATTCTACGAAAGACTTGACCGAATCATTTTCGTAATCGAAATTTCTACTGCGTTGTCTTCTGCGATAAACTCTTATTTTTCTTATCTGAAACTTTATTTTGCTTTTATCGGCAGATAAAGCCTTTTAAAGGAAGATTAGTAATAACTAGGTACTATAGTAATAGTAGTCGATATTCAGAGGAGCATGAAAACTATGCCAAGATCACGAAAAGACAGGATATTGCCAGTGGCGCCAGTAGACAGACTGATTCGAAAAGCAGGAGCTGAACGTGTAAGCGATACGGGTGCTGAGAAGCTAGCCAAGATTCTAGAGGAGGTCGGTGAGGAGCTCGCTAGAATGGCTGTTGATTTGACAGAGCATGCGGACCGGAAAACAATCACTGATGCTGATGTTGAGCTGGCGTACAAGCAGTGGCGCCGGGGTCGCTGACATGCCCGGATTCCCCCTCACTTGAACACAACTTAGATAACCGGGGAATACTCATCCATCTATATGCCCAACCCTGCAGACGATTCTACTCAGATGGTCGAGGAAAACACAGTACTTCTAAGTCTGCATGAAGTTAGCCCGGCATACGAAGATGCCATAGTGACTTCATATGATCGGCTGAAGGATTTGGGTATTGATAGCTATACTCTCCTTGTTACACCGTTGCTTGAATGGAAACGAAACCTGAGTTTTGAAAAACATCCGATGTTCGTTGACTATTTGCTCTCTCTAGATCTTGAAATCTCTCTCCATGGCTATTCGTGTACTACCAAAAGCGGACGCCCTGAGGAATTCAAGAATCTTGACAAGAAGCAAACAGCATCAAGATTAAGAAGAGGACTCAAATCGATTTTGAGCAACTTCGGTATCAAGCCTAGTGGTTTTGTACCTCCCGGGTGGAAGGCTCCGAAACGATTGAAGAATGCTCTTGGTAATCTTGGTTTCGCATACTATGCTGTAGGTAATGAGATATTCTCACTTTCTTCCGGCAATTCTTATTCGACGGTTGATACTATAATA is from Candidatus Thorarchaeota archaeon and encodes:
- a CDS encoding histone family protein; translated protein: MPRSRKDRILPVAPVDRLIRKAGAERVSDTGAEKLAKILEEVGEELARMAVDLTEHADRKTITDADVELAYKQWRRGR
- a CDS encoding DUF2334 domain-containing protein, producing the protein MPNPADDSTQMVEENTVLLSLHEVSPAYEDAIVTSYDRLKDLGIDSYTLLVTPLLEWKRNLSFEKHPMFVDYLLSLDLEISLHGYSCTTKSGRPEEFKNLDKKQTASRLRRGLKSILSNFGIKPSGFVPPGWKAPKRLKNALGNLGFAYYAVGNEIFSLSSGNSYSTVDTIISEKTKEPLLEESIVETEIGGPLQIGLHPLDCKRTKMYDLIEELVDRLDYRFLGYQDYLDRELKHGETTP